TGATAATCGCGGGCTACGGTATCAACTGATAAGCCTTCCCATTTGCCAAAGTTAATTTCTCTTAAACCATCGCGCAGTTGTGGATCGATTCCGATCACTTCGCATAAGGGTTTAGCCGTTGCGATCGTGCGTTGCATAGGGCTAGAAAAAACAGCATCCCAGGAAGTATGACAGTAAGCCGTAGCAAATGCTTGTGCCATTTCCAGTCCTTCTGGTGTCAAATCTGGATCAATAGCACCGCAAAAAGCATTATTTCTACTGCATTCAGTTTGTCCATGTCGCAAGAAATAAAGCGAGATAGCCACAATCACCTCTTCAATAATCGCTTTTCATTCGACCCTCAAGGTTAGCAATCTGAGTAGCAAAGCTCTAAAGCTTTAAGTCAACCTCATGAACCACGAGGGGCTTCATGGATAAAGATATCGAGAAACTCTATAAATTCGCTGTTTAAGTCTTGACTAATTTAATTATATAATATCAGCTTTCAGCAAATTAAGCAATACCACTGAAGTACTCAGTATTAAATAATACTTGAATTCTATAATTAAAAGATTGACAAAATAGATAGTTTGCTCAAACTCAAGCTCATATACATGAACTTGCTCGAAACAAATTTTATCTAAATCAAATTTGACAAATTAAAGATTTATGAAATACTTATGAAATTTAGCAAATCTGACCTGAATAGCTAAAAGCAACTTAAGTGATTGTATTCAAAGCCTTCAATTTTCATAGTAACTGAACTTGAATTAGTGGTGTAAAGAGGAGAAACATGATGCAAAAACTGACCTGCTCGTGTGTATTGTCATTTGTGGCGATCGCGAGTGTGTTACCGACTGCGGCGATCGCGGCTCCTGGCTTTATCTTTAAAACTAACGATAGCGTGAGCGCGAACAGTACCAGTAGCTACTGGACACCACAACGACTGCAAAATGCAAAACCATTAAACTTACCTAAACCAACTCACAATCAGATAACAACACAAGTGACACCTTTAGTAGGAACCCCAATTAGTGCAAGTGGTCAAGCACCAACCGTCAATATCCCGCCTAACTTCCAAAACAAACTCTTTCAACCGAACCAAGTTAACTTTAATTCTGTTGCAGACGAAGCAGTTCAACCTAATAACGCGGGTTCAGTAGGTGCGTATTTTACAAGTTCTCGACTGATTCCCCTTTCAGCAGATACTGTTTATCCATACAGGACAGTCGGAAAACTCTTCTTTACTCAACCAGGTCAAGGCGACTTTGTTTGCTCTGGCGCAGTTATCAAGCCCAGAATTGTCCTCACAGCAGGTCACTGCGTTCATAGCGGTAGCGGTGATCAAAGTGGCTTTTTCACAAATTTCTTATTTATTCCTGCTTATCGCGATGGTGCTGCGCCGTTTAAATCTTGGAGTTGGAGTTATGTCATTACTACAGATGCTTGGTCAAAAGGTAATGGTGTAGTTCCCAACGCTGCTGATTACGCGATGCTTGAAATTAACGACTTACCCTTCAATGGCGTCTATCGTAAGATCGGTCAAGTTACTGGTGTGTTGGGTTTTAAAACGCTTAGCCTTTTCCCCAATCATGCAACATTACTAGGCTATCCAGGTAATCTTGATAATGGCAACAAAATGCATCAAGTTACTGCCCAAAGTTTTCGTACCCGCAACCCCAATTCAGTAGAGTATGGTTCTGATATGCGCGGCGGTTCGAGTGGTGGACCTTGGGTACAGAATTTTGGTGTAGCCGCTGTAGGGCAAAATGGAGGCAGAAATCCAGGTTTGAATCAAATTATCGGTGTGACGTCATACGGTCCTGTAGCGACTGATCCGTTGTATCAAGGTAGTTCTATTCTAGACTCCCGCTTTGTCAATATGCTCAACACCCTCTGTAAAAGAAAGCCTGGAAACTGTTAGAGTACAACTCATTTTTATAATACTATTTGTCAGGTTTTGTGCAGTGGCAAAGCCTGATTTTTTTTATGTGACATTGTTGCCAAAATATTATCTTAACTTTTCTCCTCTTGACGCCCGAAGTAAAGAGTTATAAGTTATCTATAATCAAAATTAAATTTATATCAAGAGGAATTCTTTGTATATTAGATATGACTTATACATAATATATCTAGGCTTCATGTCGTAATTCAATATAACTTTATTATTAAAAGTATTCGATGTATAAAATATTTATTCTCAGTACAGTATTCAGCCTATTTCCTACTGTAATAGTTGCTCAAGACTCGCTATGCTATATAGAAT
This sequence is a window from Chroogloeocystis siderophila 5.2 s.c.1. Protein-coding genes within it:
- a CDS encoding trypsin-like serine peptidase, coding for MMQKLTCSCVLSFVAIASVLPTAAIAAPGFIFKTNDSVSANSTSSYWTPQRLQNAKPLNLPKPTHNQITTQVTPLVGTPISASGQAPTVNIPPNFQNKLFQPNQVNFNSVADEAVQPNNAGSVGAYFTSSRLIPLSADTVYPYRTVGKLFFTQPGQGDFVCSGAVIKPRIVLTAGHCVHSGSGDQSGFFTNFLFIPAYRDGAAPFKSWSWSYVITTDAWSKGNGVVPNAADYAMLEINDLPFNGVYRKIGQVTGVLGFKTLSLFPNHATLLGYPGNLDNGNKMHQVTAQSFRTRNPNSVEYGSDMRGGSSGGPWVQNFGVAAVGQNGGRNPGLNQIIGVTSYGPVATDPLYQGSSILDSRFVNMLNTLCKRKPGNC